In the Salinirubrum litoreum genome, one interval contains:
- a CDS encoding UPF0058 family protein, which translates to MHKDELLELHEQMVTIMNHFRSQNTVDDELFEPYEGLGVDPSHVHKSKSEHKHAVFVLGNALATAMSEDEFSNAGRVGKRMEELAKDAESKL; encoded by the coding sequence ATGCACAAAGACGAGCTTCTCGAACTGCACGAACAGATGGTCACGATCATGAACCACTTCCGCTCGCAGAACACGGTCGACGACGAACTGTTCGAACCCTACGAGGGACTCGGCGTCGATCCGTCGCACGTCCACAAGTCCAAGAGCGAGCACAAACACGCCGTCTTCGTCCTCGGCAACGCACTCGCCACCGCGATGAGCGAAGACGAGTTCTCCAACGCCGGCCGGGTCGGCAAGCGGATGGAGGAACTCGCCAAGGACGCCGAGTCGAAACTCTGA